The proteins below are encoded in one region of Kazachstania africana CBS 2517 chromosome 6, complete genome:
- the OST4 gene encoding olichyl-diphosphooligosaccharide--protein glycotransferase OST4 (similar to Saccharomyces cerevisiae OST4 (YDL232W); ancestral locus Anc_2.37) gives MINDQQLNDICITFGLLSMVLVVIYHALASTQKGNKKGSEDIFAPQEKRKSK, from the coding sequence ATGATTAACGACCAACAGTTGAATGATATATGCATAACATTTGGACTACTTTCGATGGTCCTCGTTGTTATTTACCACGCACTTGCTTCTACACAAAAAGGAAATAAAAAGGGAAGTGAAGATATATTTGCACCTCAAGAGAAACGAAAATCAAAATAG
- the IES2 gene encoding Ies2p (similar to Saccharomyces cerevisiae IES2 (YNL215W); ancestral locus Anc_2.31) — protein MAKTTDEWDESAEVSEESDFLDDEEEEYVDEYNDDDDYVDDSATTKNDSKTSRGKSKKDGRMKRKVVLLEEEEEEEAIVPSPKRRNMHALPTDEEEDIENEEDEEVEVEEEELEEDLEAGEEEIEDEEVDEEDEEEEGEEQELEEEEDEASNSALETDETGLEDSKEHTIDIPSTASAGRSKMLLKLLDSSSSSKKEFLTEEEIQLRKLENARKRKNLKEKRLEEEKRDTINKLLKKRAGKSRSRLPRENEDNDESDDGSSFTKPRRPYFAQGFIRTIRTYSQDLYCTYDE, from the coding sequence ATGGCCAAGACTACCGACGAATGGGATGAGTCAGCAGAAGTTTCTGAAGAAAGTGACTTtttagatgatgaagaggaagagtACGTGGATGAATATAATGATGACGACGATTATGTAGACGACTCTGCGACAACTAAGAATGACAGCAAAACAAGCAGGGGCAAGAGTAAGAAAGATGGGAGAATGAAGAGGAAAGTAGTGCTGctggaagaagaagaagaagaagaagctatAGTTCCTTCCCCCAAGAGGAGGAATATGCACGCTTTGCCTACTGACGAGGAAGAGGACATTGAAaacgaagaagatgaagaagtggaggtggaagaagaggaattAGAGGAGGACTTGGAGGCAGGAGAGGAAGAAATAGAGGATGAAGAGGttgatgaggaagatgaagaggaagaaggcgaagaacaagaactagaggaagaggaagacGAAGCTTCTAATAGTGCTCTCGAAACAGATGAAACTGGGTTAGAGGACTCAAAAGAACATACAATTGACATCCCATCTACTGCAAGTGCTGGGAGAAGTAAAATGCTGCTCAAGCTTTTAGACTCGAGCTCCAGTTCGAAAAAAGAGTTTCTCACCGAAGAAGAGATACAGTTACGTAAACTGGAAAATGCTCGTAAGAGGAAGAACTTGAAGGAGAAGAGActggaagaagaaaaacgtGATACTATAAATAAActgctgaagaagaggGCAGGCAAATCGAGAAGTCGTCTTCCAAGGGAGAACGAGGATAATGACGAAAGCGACGATGGCTCCAGTTTTACCAAACCAAGAAGGCCCTACTTTGCACAGGGTTTCATAAGAACAATCAGAACGTACAGCCAAGATCTGTACTGCACATATGATGAATGA
- the BRE4 gene encoding Bre4p (similar to Saccharomyces cerevisiae BRE4 (YDL231C); ancestral locus Anc_2.38): MNSVNDMKSELSSSSSHLDSPQCLTNRKTKKSFTAIDHTKLNSIANEKKWNELIDYKFEELRDGFFTGLFANPESPMDTNLPLPPKSEELSKSYFIKSHRKVFLHQLTKKYTEIFKYFLAYLIAYILCVIHPVGNWLGDEYRYFIPLAVLLHHPARNVGVQLEITLESLIGGIFGVGWSSLAWYVSTSRGPAIRFQGALLFLSMMLALLISTWLRNFYKRLLYPSLTFGISIIYFHSVQIVKNKTDLNWRLYREFSLSYIVGMLISLSVNILIFPQSGNTELLNNFDKALFKIKDFLMGIVDKSSCSDKEALDILRKRMINSLNINLTEANRDFSNQFSLSKFDKASLRSFRNSLTMIGSTLRILPLNHILFNAKELEQLYLSINSHSSSAESVSAKKRHSFQNHDDNPIEILKTLFSGEVFALILEIIAVLDQISNIIKLTKNGSTVNGATSVLDDRMQKLKIKSARFDSAYKRFTKNKQFSNNLLYDDTYVNVFLFIKYVRTAAYQVEKIASSCKKLTINTHWRVVPPHYPFRRAMNRLPKECSIDDGSFGFSRYLETKFDVEDIFQKVYNAYTSKHTYERVNEVISSSRAIDHEDFNFHTTENPFRFKLWKLSTVLTGAEMQWSLKLVFVLTFTCLPGWLDESYHWYEKYHCWWTPIIIYILAHNKPPGQLTDLLSTLSVAIFAMFWGWAANEPSKFSNPYILCVFAGIIVLPLAAILLIYQKAKASFAAMISFTVISLGAYAKGEVTIVNSWSNCWHTSLALIIGIITSAGINWFPWSYSAREEMKLAVSTLLSHLSQSYQTVTERYLYHDIDDEPTDITLTFARIREVRLSQSIHEVKQLLKRAKREPDFVSNFDPSKYARLLDTCFLLLDKIIEARMAGSAFDVWKEESDDETIKALLSYRRDSAASVIFVLYILFNSFRSENRIPMYLPSTILARKRLFAYLSKIKRSQESSDDEPKTHEELHWAQVYSIAFSKSFTDVSDITEELVQISRGILGE; encoded by the coding sequence ATGAATAGTGTAAATGATATGAAGTCTGAGCTTTCAAGTAGCTCATCGCATCTCGATTCGCCTCAGTGTCTGACAAATAGAAAGACTAAGAAATCTTTCACTGCTATAGACCATACAAAACTGAATTCCATAGccaatgaaaagaaatggaaCGAACTCATAGACTACAAGTTTGAAGAGTTAAGAGATGGTTTTTTCACTGGTCTGTTTGCTAATCCTGAATCTCCTATGGACACCAATCTTCCCCTGCCACCAAAGAGTGAGGAATTATCGAAATcttatttcattaaaagtCACAGAAAAGTTTTCCTTCACCaattaacaaaaaaatatactgaaatattcaaatactTTCTAGCATATTTGATTGCCTACATCCTTTGCGTAATTCATCCCGTTGGGAATTGGTTGGGGGATGAATATCGCTATTTCATACCTTTAGCAGTTCTGTTGCATCACCCAGCCAGGAACGTGGGTGTTCAATTGGAAATCACATTGGAGTCGCTCATAGGAGGTATCTTTGGAGTCGGTTGGTCAAGCTTGGCATGGTATGTTTCTACTTCTCGTGGGCCTGCTATTAGATTTCAAGGTGCTCTTCTATTTTTAAGCATGATGCTCGCATTACTTATTTCAACATGGTTAAGGAATTTCTATAAGCGATTACTGTACCCATCATTGACATTCGGTATCTCTATCATATACTTTCACTCAGTTCAGATtgttaaaaataaaactgACCTTAACTGGCGTTTGTACAGAGAATTTTCACTGTCATATATCGTAGGTATGTTAATATCTCTTTCTGTCaatattcttattttccCACAAAGTGGCAACACAGAGctattaaataattttgacaaggctcttttcaaaataaaggACTTCCTAATGGGGATTGTGGACAAAAGTTCATGTAGTGATAAAGAAGCTCTTGATATTTTGCGTAAAAGAATGATCAACTCTCTCAATATTAATTTAACCGAAGCTAATAGAGATTTCTCTAACCagttttctctttctaaatttgataaagcATCATTAAGATCTTTCAGAAACTCCTTAACAATGATTGGCAGCACATTACGAATTTTACCTTTGAACCATATACTTTTCAATGCAAAAGAGTTGGAGCAGTTATACCTCTCAATTAATTCCCATAGTAGCTCCGCAGAATCTGTTTCTGCTAAAAAGAGGCATTCCTTTCAAAACCATGATGATAATCCtatagaaattttgaaaactcTCTTTTCTGGAGAAGTCTTTGCCCTAATCCTAGAAATAATAGCAGTTTTAGATCaaatttctaatattattaaattaaCGAAGAACGGTAGTACAGTTAATGGGGCTACGAGCGTCTTAGATGATAGAAtgcaaaaattgaaaatcaaatctGCCAGATTTGATTCAGCTTACAAGAGATTTACAAAGaataaacaattttcaaataatctaTTATACGATGACACCTACGTGAACGTCTTTCtatttataaaatatgTGAGAACTGCAGCTTACCAAGTCGAAAAAATTGCCAGCTCATGTAAAAAGCTCACCATTAATACCCATTGGAGAGTTGTACCGCCTCACTACCCGTTCAGAAGAGCTATGAATAGATTGCCAAAGGAATGTTCCATAGATGATGGCTCCTTTGGCTTTTCTCGCTACTTGGAGACTAAGTTTGAtgttgaagatattttccaaaaggTTTACAATGCATATACTTCTAAGCACACGTACGAAAGGGTCAATGAAGTAATCTCATCATCTCGTGCTATTGATCATGAGGATTTTAATTTTCATACAACTGAGAACCCCTTCAGATTCAAATTGTGGAAATTGTCTACAGTCTTAACCGGTGCTGAAATGCAATGGTCTCTGAAACTTGTGTTTGTCCTTACTTTTACGTGTCTACCAGGTTGGCTTGACGAGTCCTACCATTGGTATGAAAAGTATCACTGTTGGTGGACTCCAATAATCATCTACATTTTAGCCCATAATAAACCCCCTGGTCAATTGACAGATCTACTCTCCACCCTGTCTGTAGCTATCTTTGCAATGTTTTGGGGATGGGCTGCTAACGAACCGTCTAAATTCTCTAATCCATATATTCTGTGCGTTTTTGCTGGTATTATAGTACTTCCACTAGCAGCAATCTTGTTGATATATCAAAAAGCCAAGGCCTCTTTTGCAGCCATGATTTCATTTACTGTTATTTCATTAGGAGCATATGCTAAAGGTGAAGTTACAATAGTCAACAGTTGGTCTAATTGTTGGCACACGTCCCTCGCACTGATTATAGGGATCATAACATCTGCGGGCATCAATTGGTTTCCATGGTCTTATTCAGCAAGAGAGGAAATGAAATTGGCTGTTTCTACTTTATTGTCACACCTCAGTCAATCTTATCAGACAGTGACTGAACGCTACTTATATCATGACATTGACGATGAACCTACTGACATCACGCTGACATTTGCCCGCATCAGAGAAGTTAGATTGTCACAGAGCATTCATGAAGTAAAGCAGCTGTTAAAGAGGGCCAAGAGGGAGCCTGACTTTGTCTCCAACTTTGACCCAAGTAAATACGCAAGGCTATTGGACACTTGCTTTCTGCTATTAGATAAGATCATAGAGGCTAGAATGGCTGGATCTGCTTTTGATGTTTGGAAGGAAGaatctgatgatgaaacaATTAAGGCATTATTATCTTACAGAAGGGACAGTGCAGCCTCTGTGATATTCGTACTTTACATATTGTTCAACAGTTTTAGATCTGAGAACAGAATTCCTATGTATTTACCTAGCACAATTTTGGCTCGTAAGAGACTGTTCGCATATCTATCTAAAATTAAGAGATCCCAAGAGTCAAGCGACGATGAGCCAAAAACCCATGAAGAGTTGCATTGGGCTCAAGTTTACTCCATAGCATTTTCGAAGTCTTTTACAGATGTTTCAGATATTACAGAAGAGTTAGTACAGATCTCGAGGGGAATTCTGGGAGAATAG
- the MFG1 gene encoding Mfg1p (similar to Saccharomyces cerevisiae YDL233W; ancestral locus Anc_2.32), whose product MESTLQNEDPSQTQPGMSQQAQMFQYAQQAQQMSNFMSGVDPYMVNAHMNGGFAGNTNSAGHNNNQFIQDGSNRSQNQGANNGKTNGNQDSNMQAFIFSQNGGVPSSIPVDSSIQAQLKQSNSLGGQNMTGQPMQMNMAQHNAERMPVFPPQRFGIQMPTFPNDKQRNSVIQSPTADGKENSNSNLINNKSNTLKSSIHDDNEKLSGGKKSINNNDTTTNNRINNNNNNDTSMNNSNPDSAGGATKQFPYFLRNGLSANRNSIPTPFPTMPPGPQIKTSNSPGGNTNPQFDTSKVPAGLFAYPVRKYLASMAALKFHELINTINMSAGRITEALYWKTFINDMFTPDAVLRYAKTSSTDFRQFDFLIPLIPVIFVTLGKLGVIRIEMVIQQLKTEVLSNGTVFFDCPKCTFTYHYPDGSYITHFVQLKGLFNSNFKIEWGDLCMHSFVPGIEWNALERLVSDRAASYEIFQKLSNPEGDAKGKSNIKIESDNKRTISGNGSNEPESDPTTATGYNDDKKTNTIIPSNFDAITQLRSYFSVFRNVSVFGSQEGLMRVMQVSTVMSELKNLKVHQKLNNIQSPLDALVSYVNAHRNELNQQPSGFKNDVPKHKGQHNWNGDHVREKMTPNMDRNSDSFNAQNAAIFRTQAMPVSSPYSQPNEKRPPMKRRRTSGVSPLSTRDISTPTDLNESVEASKKKHKY is encoded by the coding sequence ATGGAGTCCACTTTACAGAATGAGGATCCCTCTCAAACACAGCCTGGAATGTCTCAACAGGCTCAAATGTTTCAATATGCTCAGCAAGCACAGCAAATGTCAAACTTCATGTCTGGGGTCGACCCATACATGGTGAATGCTCACATGAACGGTGGGTTTGCAGGTAATACCAATTCTGCCGGTCATAACAACAACCAGTTCATACAGGATGGATCTAATCGATCACAGAATCAAGGTGCTAACAATGGCAAAACCAATGGTAATCAGGATAGCAACATGCAGGCGTTCATATTCAGCCAGAATGGCGGTGTTCCAAGCTCAATACCAGTGGACTCGAGCATACAAGCACAGCTTAAACAGTCTAATTCACTTGGTGGCCAAAATATGACAGGACAGCCAATGCAGATGAATATGGCACAGCATAATGCAGAAAGAATGCCTGTATTTCCACCCCAACGGTTTGGAATACAAATGCCAACATTTCCTAACGATAAGCAAAGAAATAGTGTAATACAATCACCCACTGCAGATggtaaagaaaattcaaattcaaatttaataaataataaatctaaTACACTAAAGTCTAGTATAcatgatgataatgagaAACTCTCCGGTGGTAAAAAAAGCATTAATAATAACGACACTACCACCAATAATCGTATcaataacaacaataataatgacaCCAGTATGAACAATAGTAATCCCGATAGTGCGGGCGGTGCAACTAAACAATTTCCATATTTTCTAAGAAATGGATTGTCGGCTAATAGGAACAGTATTCCAACTCCGTTCCCTACTATGCCGCCAGGACCCCAAATTAAGACCTCCAACAGTCCTGGTGGAAATACCAATCCACAATTTGATACTTCAAAAGTTCCTGCTGGTTTGTTTGCTTATCCTGTCAGAAAATATCTTGCAAGCATGGCTGCActaaaatttcatgaattAATTAATACTATAAACATGTCAGCCGGTCGCATCACTGAAGCATTATACTGGAAGACATTTATAAACGATATGTTTACTCCTGATGCGGTATTAAGATATGCTAAGACCTCGTCTACGGATTTTAGacaatttgattttcttaTTCCTTTGATTCCCGTTATTTTTGTAACATTGGGCAAACTGGGTGTTATCAGAATTGAAATGGTTATTCAACAACTGAAAACTGAAGTTTTAAGTAATGGAACCGTTTTTTTTGATTGTCCAAAATGTACTTTCACTTATCACTATCCAGATGGAAGTTACATTACCCATTTTGTCCAATTGAAAGGACTTTTCAACTCgaatttcaagattgaaTGGGGTGATCTCTGCATGCACAGTTTTGTACCTGGTATCGAATGGAATGCCTTAGAACGACTTGTGAGCGACAGGGCTGCGAGCTATGagatctttcaaaaattaagtAATCCGGAAGGCGACGCTAAAGGTAAGAGTAATATTAAGATTGAAAGTGATAATAAAAGGACGATTAGCGGGAATGGATCGAATGAACCAGAATCCGATCCAACCACAGCAACAGGATATAACGACGATAAGAAAACGAATACAATTAttccatcaaattttgatgcaATTACCCAATTACGTTCATATTTCAGTGTTTTCAGGAATGTCTCAGTTTTTGGGTCACAAGAAGGTTTAATGAGGGTCATGCAAGTCAGCACAGTCATGTCTGAgctaaaaaatttgaaggtACATCAAAAGCTCAATAACATCCAAAGTCCACTTGATGCACTCGTCTCTTATGTAAATGCACACAGAAATGAGCTAAATCAGCAACCATCTGGCTTCAAAAATGATGTTCCCAAGCATAAAGGACAACACAATTGGAACGGTGATCATGTGCGTGAAAAGATGACGCCAAATATGGATCGTAACAGTGACTCTTTCAATGCACAAAATGCTGCCATTTTTAGGACGCAAGCAATGCCTGTCAGTTCACCATATTCACAACCCAATGAGAAAAGACCACCGATGAAGAGAAGACGAACCAGTGGCGTGTCACCTCTTTCTACAAGAGACATTTCTACTCCGACAGACCTCAATGAATCTGTTGAAGCAAGtaaaaagaaacataaaTATTAG
- the GYP7 gene encoding GTPase-activating protein GYP7 (similar to Saccharomyces cerevisiae GYP7 (YDL234C); ancestral locus Anc_2.30): protein MRTDLVFCKSKVFVHPTKNARDNFPGFLLITVAGTTDPQLLWIPESSLSVKQLQLLIEMDEKLITEQKPVEMDVSIIMESSGAFSSFRVSLPSLYCIEFRPPSPSGWWYGSMISHLKDTRGDSTLPVLFFHDDVCPSTLKKKKQLNKSFDPFTSSGDVYWGGIDVRDTVAKLVDLQKTKVDQTVWLVNPSLDDLRNFSASALKSTTDQENKSTEPISTGDDFWNKWESAKWSIMSHIANATSKSSTIMTNLIKSHPVVQLVERNKNSFYVQKLLKNPRVIEIQDDFDSARVYLAKWALGVKEEADNYQSMHRLNEHYQRILKNDLGFDMTSDVSFTQEELNKAMERNFPLNRQKWNSFFDSQGRLSLTVNEIKDYIFHGGISDMELRKEVWLFLMGVYPWDSSADERIQIQQSLKESYNEYKNKWLLKITSFDDEDDESEQEYWDDQIFRIEKDVKRNDRNLDIYKWNTPDGKKPEDDNEEAGSDTSEAEHWKIKNPNLIALKNILVTFNVFNSDLGYVQGMTDLLSPIYYILRDETMAYWCFVKFMERMERNFLRDQSGIRDQMLTMVELCQLMLPKLSEHLSKCDSSNLFFCFRMLLVWFKREFDFEDVCSIWEIFFTDFYSSQFQLFFMLAILQKNCDPVIQNLNQFDQVLKYFNDMHSTMNWKDLMIRSELLFIRFEKLMTIMERKSEFIPSHEETYTSGANIHQQELGDPTSELPWKSKRLQLLLSKSMIIQKEAPRTRGSIR, encoded by the coding sequence atgAGGACTGACTTAGTCTTTTGCAAATCAAAAGTTTTTGTCCACCCTACGAAGAATGCTCGTGATAATTTTCCAGGGTTCCTATTAATAACGGTGGCAGGTACCACAGATCCACAACTACTATGGATTCCTGAATCCTCACTGTCTGTGAAGCAATTACAATTGTTGATTGAGATGGATGAAAAGCTAATCACTGAGCAGAAGCCAGTGGAAATGGATGTGAGCATCATAATGGAGTCTAGTGGTGCGTTTTCATCTTTCAGAGTTTCATTACCCAGTCTATATTGCATTGAATTCAGGCCACCAAGCCCATCTGGATGGTGGTATGGTTCTATGATATCACATTTAAAGGATACTAGGGGTGATTCAACTCTGCCAGTATTATTCTTTCACGATGACGTTTGTCCATCGACTctcaaaaagaagaagcaacTGAATAAATCATTCGATCCATTCACCAGTTCTGGTGATGTATACTGGGGTGGCATTGATGTAAGAGATACCGTGGCCAAATTGGTTGATTTACAAAAGACGAAAGTCGATCAGACAGTATGGTTAGTCAACCCTTCCCTAGATGATTTGAGGAACTTTTCAGCAAGTGCTTTGAAAAGTACAACTGATCAAGAGAACAAATCAACCGAACCTATTTCCACGGGAGACGATTTTTGGAACAAGTGGGAGTCAGCAAAATGGTCTATTATGTCACATATTGCCAATGCCACCTCCAAATCTAGTACAATTATGACGAATCTTATTAAAAGCCATCCTGTGGTACAACTAGTAGAAAGGAACAAGAACAGTTTTTATGTTCAAAAACTACTGAAGAATCCAAGagttattgaaattcaggatgattttgattctgCAAGAGTTTATTTGGCTAAATGGGCTCTTGGAGTGAAGGAAGAAGCTGACAATTATCAATCAATGCATAGGTTAAATGAACattatcaaagaattttaaaaaatgatttagGTTTTGATATGACTTCTGATGTTAGTTTTACtcaagaagaattaaataAGGCCATGGAAAGGAACTTCCCGTTAAATAGGCAGAAGTGGAactcattttttgattccCAAGGTAGACTGTCATTAACGGTCAATGAGATTaaagattatattttccatGGCGGAATATCTGATATGGAGTTGAGAAAAGAAGTGTGGTTATTCTTGATGGGTGTTTATCCATGGGATTCTTCGGCAGACGAAAGAATACAAATTCAACAGAGTTTAAAGGAATCTTATAATGaatacaaaaataaatggCTACTCAAGATAACCAGTTTTGATGATGAGGACGATGAATCAGAACAAGAATATTGGGATGATCAAATCtttagaattgaaaaagatgtaAAGAGAAATGACAGAAATTTAGATATCTATAAATGGAACACCCCTGATGGAAAGAAGccagaagatgataatgagGAAGCTGGTTCTGATACATCTGAAGCTGAACACtggaaaatcaaaaatccaaatttgattgccttgaagaatattttaGTTACATTCAATGTCTTCAATTCGGATTTAGGATATGTACAGGGCATGACAGATCTTTTATCaccaatttattatattctAAGAGATGAAACGATGGCCTACTGGTGTTTTGTCAAATTTATGGAGCGGATGGAACGGAATTTTTTGAGGGATCAATCTGGCATAAGAGATCAAATGTTAACCATGGTGGAACTATGTCAGCTGATGTTACCAAAGTTGAGTGAACATTTATCTAAATGTGATTCATCCAATCtctttttctgtttcaGGATGCTATTGGTGTGGTTCAAGCGAGAATTcgattttgaagatgtttGTTCTATTTGGGAAATCTTCTTTACAGATTTCTACTCGTCCCAATTCCAGTTGTTTTTCATGTTAGCTATCTTACAAAAGAATTGTGACCCTGTTATTCAGAATCTGAATCAATTTGATcaagttttgaaatattttaatgatatGCATAGTACAATGAATTGGAAAGATCTCATGATCAGAAGTGAGCTACTGTTTATTCGATTCGAGAAACTGATGACAATCatggaaagaaaatcaGAGTTCATACCGAGTCACGAGGAGACATACACTTCAGGTGCCAATATCCATCAGCAGGAATTAGGAGACCCAACATCAGAGCTGCCATGGAAAAGCAAACGTTTGCAGCTACTTCTCTCTAAATCCATGATTATTCAAAAGGAGGCTCCAAGAACAAGGGGCTCAATTagataa
- the YPD1 gene encoding Ypd1p (similar to Saccharomyces cerevisiae YPD1 (YDL235C); ancestral locus Anc_2.27): MIPPEVVNWSILNEIISMDEDDPGFSKSLIIQFFDQAITTFDEMEKQLTTTQNLAELDNLGHFLKGSSAALGLQRIAWVCERIQNLGRRSESTFPEKEILLSTVAESVDIDTVQDSASVAANFTGDDSAYLNAIAKALTQARVEFKLARKELCKYYGEEF; this comes from the coding sequence ATGATCCCACCAGAAGTTGTCAATTGGAGTATcttaaatgaaataatatcaatggATGAAGATGATCCAGGTTTTTCCAAGAGTTTAATAATTCAGTTTTTTGACCAAGCAATTACGACTTTCgatgaaatggaaaaacAATTGACTACCACACAAAACTTGGCTGAATTAGATAATCTTGGTCATTTTCTAAAGGGATCCTCAGCAGCTTTAGGTTTACAAAGGATTGCATGGGTCTGTGAGCGCATTCAAAACCTCGGTAGAAGATCAGAAAGCACATTTCCTGAGAAAGAAATCCTACTGAGCACGGTAGCAGAGAGTGTAGATATTGATACAGTACAAGATTCTGCATCTGTGGCGGCCAATTTCACTGGGGATGACTCGGCCTACTTGAACGCCATTGCTAAGGCATTGACGCAGGCGAGAGTTGAATTCAAACTGGCGAGAAAAGAATTATGTAAATATTACGGTGAGGAGTTTTAA
- the PHO13 gene encoding 4-nitrophenylphosphatase (similar to Saccharomyces cerevisiae PHO13 (YDL236W); ancestral locus Anc_2.25) has product MTMTNSDPIKITNTEIAQEFLDKYDTFLFDCDGVLWLGNHLLPNTKEILAKLNSLGKQLVFVTNNSTKSRLSYTKKFASFGIEVTQDQIFNSGYASAVYVRDFLKLVPGKDKIWTFGESGVAEELELMGYETLGGSDARLDEPFDVATSPFLANGLDEDVTCVVAGLDTKVNYHRLAITLQYLRKENVHFVGTNVDSTFPQKGYILPGAGSMVESLAFSSGRRPAYCGKPNMNMLNTIVSAKKLEKSKCCMVGDRLNTDMRFGVEGKLGGTLLVLSGIELKKGLWKLPKNIPDQNITLKS; this is encoded by the coding sequence ATGACTATGACAAATTCAGACCCTATCAAAATTACCAACACAGAGATTGCCCAAGAGTTTTTGGACAAGTACGACACATTTTTGTTCGACTGTGATGGTGTATTATGGTTAGGCAATCATTTATTGCCAAACACAAAGGAAATTTTAGCAAAGTTGAACTCTTTAGGCAAACAACTGGTATTTGTTACTAATAACTCTACTAAATCGCGTCTCTCTTACACTAAAAAGTTCGCCTCCTTTGGTATTGAAGTCACTCaagatcaaatttttaattcaGGTTATGCTTCTGCAGTCTATGTTCgtgattttttgaagttggtTCCTGGAAAGGATAAGATCTGGACCTTTGGTGAATCAGGTGTTGCCGAAGAGTTGGAACTAATGGGTTATGAAACATTAGGTGGCAGCGATGCAAGACTGGATGAGCCATTTGATGTTGCAACTTCTCCATTCCTAGCAAATGGTCTCGATGAGGACGTTACCTGTGTCGTTGCAGGTCTAGATACTAAGGTAAACTACCATAGACTCGCAATTACTTTACAATATTTGAGAAAGGAAAATGTTCATTTTGTTGGTACTAACGTTGATTCCACTTTCCCACAAAAGGGTTACATTCTGCCAGGTGCTGGTTCTATGGTTGAGTCACTTGCTTTCTCTTCGGGGAGAAGACCAGCTTATTGCGGTAAGCCAAACATGAACATGCTAAATACGATTGTTTCAGCCAAGAAGTTAGAAAAAAGTAAATGTTGTATGGTGGGCGATAGATTAAACACAGATATGAGGTTTGGTGTTGAAGGTAAATTAGGAGGTACTCTATTAGTCTTAAGTGGTATTGAACTGAAGAAAGGGCTCTGGAAATTACCGAAGAACATCCCAGACCAAAATATTACGTTGAAAAGCTAG